CGCTCTTCTGGGTGACCGGAGATGCCTTCTCTGCATCGTAGGTACTCATAGTCCCTGTATTACCCCAAGAAATGCCTGGCAGGCCGGAGGAGAGCGTGGCGTTGGCACGTGCAGTAACACGGCCGGCATAGCCTAACCGGACTATTTCGATTCCAGTAATGTCTTCGATTCCCTTGGTGGACAACCCCTGATCCTTGACGTACCCCGGTGCGTACATCCAAAGCACGGTCGCGTTGTTCCGTTTGACCTTGGCGTCGATCACTGCCTTGTTTTCGTCGGTAAGATAAAAGGCGTTGATAAACACGTACAGTTTGTGGTCGGGCATTTTGTCAAGCGCTTCGAGGTGATAGACGCCGAAGGGTGCGCCGATTTTTGATATTTCCTCGTAGATTTGTCTCGTGGAAAGGTCGTAGACCAAGTTAGGAGAATTGCGAAGGAAATCATAAGACCGGCCGCTGACGATGACGGCGATTTCGTCGTTCTTGCGGCGATCTTTGTTGAGCGACGCATCGGCCAACTGCTTCATTTTGCCGATCAAATCCATGATCTCGTCGTCATGAAACCAGCCATTGCCCCAGTCCATGTACCACAGTCCGCTGTTCTTGGAGAGGTAATAAGCAAAATTGCGTTTTAGTTCGTTGAGCGTGTCGAACTTCGTGAGAGTTTGACCGAGGCCGAGATTGTGCGGGCCGAGGTGCGTTCGAGGGTCGTTTTCGAAAAAAAATAGTTTCCCTTGCAAGCTTGTCGAATCGACTGGCGTGGTCGAAAGAGTCACACCGGCCTTGCGATATTCGTATGGGTGGAGAGAACCAACACAATCGATATGTGGCGACTCGACGAAACGATCAAATCCCATGTGTCCGGACTCGAGCGACTTAGGAAATCGATTGACATACGGAAGATATCCATAGAATCCAATAACAATCTTTTTTCCATCAGTCTCTTCTTTGACAACTCTTGCCAGCGCCTCGATCGCTTCGACGACAGACTCAGAGTGAAACTTCATGTAATCGGTTGTCGACCTAGCCTTTACCGGATCGCGGAACTCGAAATCGTAGGTGCGCGTCTTGTCTGCCGGCGTCGGAATCTCCGCTGTGTTGAAATCGACGCTAGGATTGCCCCAGGCGCTACGAAGTGAGTCTACATTTTTGTATCGGCCGGTTAGCCACCGACGATACGCAGCCAGGTTCGACGTGCCGTAATCGAAGAAGAACGGTTCAAAGCTGTATACCCACTCACCGCCACCACCATTCATCAACGTGAATCCGATGATCCGCTCGCCATAGGAAGTCGAGTTGAGGTGGCGAATATACTGCCGGAGAAATTGTGAGGCTTCTTCGATCCAGAGTTTGGAAGTGAATGATGCATATTTGTAAGGAATCCGCGTGGAGTCATTGAGCCGCTGGAACCGCATCGCGTCGTCTGGATGGGCATCCAGCCACCATTTCGGCGGCTGAAGGTACACCCTTGGCAAAAAGCGGCCATGCGGATCGCGATCAAGCATGTGGGCGAACTTAACGTCGATTTTACGAAAATCATACTTGCTCTCCGGCGAAACGAAATGCCCGCTCCAACCGTACATTCCACCCCAGCCGACCGAAGTATACAGATGGATGCCGACATCCTTGAAGTCCTTCGAGTCTTGCAACGGCGTGCCATTCCAGTCCCACGGGCGGGGAGTCGAGAAATTCTCCTCAAACACCACCTTGCCCGAGTGGTCCTTCACTCTCACGTTGTCGAACGACGCGCTGGATAAATAAGCCTGGAGTTTGACGTGGCCGTCCTGAATCGGCTCGGGATCCTCGAAACGCCCGACGGATTGTCCATCGACGTATCCAGCAATTGTTTTTCCATTGATCTCGAGGCGTAAGTGGTAGGCCGTTCCCTCGCTCCATTCAAAGGGTTGTTCCATCTGCTTTTCGTATGAATTGTCCGGCGTGTTGTATTTCACAAGCCTTGCCACTGGGCCGGATTTTCCATCATAAAGGCCGAGGACGTAGTAGCCCTTCCTGCTGGCAGGCGCGACGATGCTAGCCCCGTATCCGCTGCCGTGTTTTTCCCGTACGATTAGGTCGGCGACGATGGTGATGCCGCCGTGGAATTGCTGGGTGGTTTGCAAGAATTTCTGATGATAGGGATAGTTCGCCGGTTGATCGGTGATCGTAATCGCGCCGTCACGAATGCGGGGGTAGCCCGGTTGCGCCCAGTGCTGGGGGTGGGCTAGGGTCGGATAGATCGGAGTATCGTCAATGAATAATGCGGGCGCGCCATTATGCATCCGCACCTGGTAAGTCGAGCCGGGGCATGACACCGGCTCCGGGTATGGGAGCTTGCTGTCCGCTACCGCAGGATCTGCCGCGGCAAGAATAGCCAAGCAAAGCCAGCAAAAAGACATATTCGACATGGCGGTTACCCGTTAATGGTTGCCAAGGCACATAACCAAACACGCGGCACTGTTCACATAAATCTACACCCAAAAGCCCAAACCGTTACGTCGTCTTGACACAAGCGAATAACCTTGCCCGGGAGGCATTTGCTAACAGCCGCAACTAATTTCACGTGGACACCAGAAACGGATAACCTATTGGCAATTTGCCTCTCAATCCGCCTTCTTCCGTACGCGACGGCCCCAAAACTGCACGCCTGGACAAGAGCACAATTCCCAGTCGAAGTCGCCGACGAGCGAATCTGGTAATGCCTTGCCCAGGTACGCGAGCGTCAGCGTGCGGAACCACGTGGGAAACATGGCCCCCTGCGATGCGGCCGAAGTTAAGTACGAATGGCCATAGCTAAATCTACAGTTGCGCATGAATACGAACCCGCCATCCGCAACTTGATTCGATAGCACCTGTGTTAAACCTCGCTTGAGCGCACCGCGAATGTCTTCACGCCGGTAAGCGTTTTCAGTCATCAGTCGAGCCAGGGGATCGATCGAGTCGATATCTTCGCAAGCGCTGCTGTTGAGTGGATTGCCGGGATTATGAACGCCTTGACCGAAGCCGCCCGCTTCGTTTTGGATTTCTAAGCACGAATCAATGGCCCGGTCAGGATGCGGAATCGGCACGCCATCATAAAAATACAGCAGCCAAAAGTGATAAGCCCCCATCACAGCACGAGATTGTTCGCGTGGATCATCCATGTTCAAGCCTCCCCACAAGCCTGTTCGCGCGATGACATGGTGATCACTCATCCAATCGAGCATTTCGTCCATCGCCTCGGCACACGCTTTGTTGCCTTGAAAATCGCGGGCGTACTGCATCAGTGTTCCAACGTTGAACACTTCGTTACCAACGAAATCAGGCCGCTTTGACCAGTCCCGCGATTCCAGCCAGCTAACCAAGCCGCCAGGCCGCAAAAACGGATCGAGAAACCGCATTGGTTTCCGTGCCACCGCGCCAAGACATGTCAAAGCGATCACGACGTGGCACGACAAATGCCGCCGGCCGCACCACTCGGGGTCATCCTTGTACCACCCTTCGTTGAAAATCAGCGGATCGCGAAATAGGCCGTCGTCGTCTTGGTGCGATTGCAGGTATTCGATCCACTGCGTTCGCCCAGTTGCGCTCAGTGATTCCAAATCGCGGTACAAATGCCGTGTCATCGCCGCATAAGTAGAACTATACAAAGTCGGTTTGGTTATGTCGGATGCATAGCGATATTGGCCGTAGGGGGTGCCAGCCAGTCGCATTGATTCAATGAATTTCAGCGTTCGAGTGCGGATTTCTGTCATCGAGAAGGCCGAACGAGGTTCATCGCCCACGGAGTGCCGGCAAACCGCTAATGGAAACGTGGCCATCGCCGTATGCGCGAGAAATCGGCGGCGGTTGAGAAGTCCACTCTGGGAACTACGCGTCATCATAAATCGTTGTAGCATAGAAATAGACTGACTCTCGAGAAAACTTCGTCAAATGAGTCGCCGAGATACATAACACGAGGCGAGGTTCATTAAATCCATATCCGAGGCTTGTCTTGACACAAACGAGTTACGCTGCCTGGGCGGCCTTTTTCAACAACTGCAAGTTGTTTGACGCGCCCACGCAGCGTCCGCTCGCCGATCCATCAAGTTGAATCTGGTAATGGATCAGGCATTTCGCCGACTCCGCTCTCGCCGGACGTAGGCGGCCAGCGCGACACTTCCGAACATAGCAAGAGACAATGCACTCGACTCAGGAACAGTCGAAACGGAGTACGTGTCGAAACGGATGGAAGCGCCAGAGCCGCCACCGACAAAGTAAAGTCCGGCCCCCGTTACCGCGCCATTGGGCAACGACACCGTGGAGCCAGTATTTATCGACAACTCGGTACCGACTGTAAAAGTCATCGGGTGCCAATCTGTGGACGGCGAAACACTGAGGATAAAATGCTCAGCCTCAGCTCCAAAATTGGCTCCCGAAGCCACCGCTGTAGTCATGTTGAATACCTGTTGACTGCCGTACCAATTCGAATCAACTTTGATTGCAGCCCGCATGTTCACCGTTGTTAGGGAGTTGCCTGCATACCAACTGACCTCGCTCAACATGGAGGAAGGAATTGCTTGATCGACCAATCCGTTTTCGGTAGTAAAAATAAAGTTCAAAAAGTTGGTGGGGGAAAACGCCCACCCATTCGCCAGTTCTCCGTTAGAAGGAGCGGAGTTAATCGGCGTAGCATCGGTAGGTTTCCCAGCATTCGCGTTCTGACCAATAATTACAATACTACCAGGTGATGGCGTCTGAACTGCTCCCGAGGTCCAATACCCCTGCCAGTTCGCATCGGAAATGTTTCGACCGAACGGCGATCCAGTATTGCTGTTAGGGAATATTTCTCGATACACCACAGTATCGGCCGATACAGAATTCACGGTCACGGCTAACCATGTCAGCAAGCTGCAGCCCCACAGAGTCGAAATCAAAGATCGTCGTATCACGGGAGACCTCCATCAAAAAGAAAGAAAAACGTAAACTCAACACATTAATCACTCACTCGAAGGAACCCTCTTCTCACTATTGAGGAAATTGCCGAAATGGTCGCCATCGCCACTGAAGCTTTTGACCAAATCGACGTCGTTGTCCAGCTAGTGGAGAAAACATTGCCTCTTCTCCGTTCCCAATCGCCACTTTGCCGCAACGAGAAATTTTCACGGAAGATAACATTAGAGGACCAAAAATTCACGTGAGAAACGTCCCACATCATTTTCGTCGTCGCCACATCATTACAAATGCACCACCAATAGCTGCCAGAGTCCATGCGAATGGTTCGGGAACGAAATTGGTGCCAGCACTAGGAGTGAACGGAAAATTAGTCTGCCACACCACAAAGTCCGCTCCGTCCACGGCGCCGTCACCGTTGGCGTCGCCGGTGTCTAGCATCCCGCCTTCGGCTTTGGGAAAGTTGGTTTGCCAGATAACGAAGTCGGCCCCGTCTACGTTGCCGTCTCCATTGAAATCGCCGGGTACTAAGGATGACAGATTCGCGGCGACTGAAAAGGTGTCGAAACGCATGGAAGTGCCGAAACCGCCACCAACAGAGTAAAGTCCGACCCCCGTTACCGCGCCATTGGGCAACGACACCGTGGAGCCAGTATTTATCGACAACTCGGTATCGACTGTAAAAGTCATCGGGTGCCAATCTGTGGACGGCGAAACACTGAGGATAAAATGCTCAGCCTCAGCTCCAAAATTGGATCCCGAAGCCACCGCTGTAGTCATGTTGAATACCTGTTGACTGCCGTACCAATTCGAATCAACTTTGATTGCAGCCCGCATGTCCACCGTTGTTAGGGAGTTGCCTGCATACCAACTGACCTCGCTCAACATGGAGGAAGGAATTGCTTGATCGACCAATCCGCTTTCGGTGGTAAAAACCAAGTTCGTGAAATTGGTATGGAAAAACACCCACCCATTCACCAGTTCCGTGTTGGAAGGATTGGAGTTAATCGGCGTCGCGTCGGTAGGTTTCCCAGCATTTGCGTTCTGCCCCATAATAGTCACATTGACTGGCGAGGGAGTCTGCACCGCCCCTGAGGTCCAATACGCCTGCCAATCTGCATCGGAAATGTTTCGACCGAACGGCGATCCAGTATTGCTGTTAGGGAATATTTCTCGATACACCACAGTATCGGCCGATACAGAATTCACGGTCGCGGCTAGCCATGCCAGCAATCCACAGCCCCACAGAGTCGAAATCAAAGCTCGTCGTAACATGAGTGTCCCCCCATCAAAAGGATAGAAAAGCAAAAATTCAACACCAAAATCACTTGCTCCAGCGAACCCTCTTCTCATTGAGACTGCAAATCCAAAACTAGCGCGGAATCGACTGGAACGCGGACTCGCCACGGCGTGCGCTCCACAACGCCATACTTTTCAGGCAAGGTCGAGCGCACCGTACCACGCCGCGCACCCATTTCAGCCTTCAGCCCTACATCATCTGCACCGCTACTCGGCAACAAGTTGAATAGCAACGCGTATTCCGCCGGCGCAACCTGCACCTCAAACTTCCCACTCGCCCTCGTGCGTCCGGTCGCCGCACGGCCCTCCATGCTTGTCGGCACAAAGACGACGTTGCATTCTTCTAACGGACGCCCGTCGAGCGTGACCGTTCCTTCTACCTGTGAAAGCGATTCGCCGCGACCACAACCTACGGCAAATCCAATGGCAAGCGTCAATGTGATCGTACGCATGGAAATCATTCAAAACTCGTAAGTAGGCAGAGATTCGCCGTCGGTGTAGTACCAAAGAGCCTTCGCAATATTGGGGTTAAGGGTATAGCTAAAGTTCCGCACTGAACCATCGACCATCGCCGCGGGCATGTCAGATGGATGAGGGGAAGTCATAAGATGATAAATTCCGCCGCATCCGACGGCGCTGTTGGCACAAATCGCCTTGAGTTGCAGATCCCCTCGCTCCACGTCAGGACCGAAACCAAAGGGGCATCGAGCATGATCGTAGGTGTAGACGGCTGAAGGAAAGTTGGTCGGCCAATCGAACCAGAAGGGATAGGCCCAACCTCGATCGCCAATGTCGTCCACGACGCCGCCAGAATAGGCGCTGGGATTCAACCCTTTGTGCGCCACGAGCAAGGTTTTGGAAGTGCCGTCGATGTTTGTGACGATTTTCAGCGACGGGATGGTTGGACGGACTGCAAGACCTGGACGGGCTGTAGGACCTGGCCAGTGAATGCCAAACAAGACGGTTTCGTCTGGCGGATTGACCGCCGTGCCACAGGCGGGAAACCAACTATTGTTGCCGGCAAATCCGTAGTCGGTCTTTGCCATTCCGGCTTCGACACCGCGACGGGACGGGCACAAAAAGATTGACACGGACTGCGACTTCGCGCGGTCTGCTTTCACGAGTTCATATTGCGATTGCTCCTCAATGTACGGCAGCAACTTGACGAAGAATGATTCACCGTAGCTTTCGCTGGGGAGAAATCGGCGTGCGTCGTTGAAATTGTGCGATCCAAGAGCGAGTTGCTTGAGGTGATTGAGGCACTGGGTGCGCCGCGCCGCTTCGCGGGCCGCTTGAACCGCCGGCAACAAGAGCGCGATCAAGGTACCGATAATCGCAATCACCACAAGCAACTCAACTAGGGTGAAACCATGTCTCGACGGATGCCGCATGAATTCTCTCCTATTTGGCAATTGTTTTTTTATCCATTGATTACTGAAGAACTAAAACCGACTGACCCGTTGCATGAAGTCCGATTTGAGCCATTTCGGCTGCGTGGTGGAGGAATCCCGCCATCTCGACAGGGGCAGGATCGAGACACCAGTCGATGGCGGCATCAACCAAGTCCAGTGCCGGGGAATCGTAATCTGCGCCGGTGGGGAACAAGAACAAGCCCACACGACGTGCTGGAGCGGTTCCCTCGGCTAGCAATTCCCCCCGTTCATACGCAAACAACATCCACCGATCCGGTTGATTGTGCAGATGAGCAATTTTCGCCGCCGACGCCGCCGGCTTGGCCCAGCCAGTGCCAGGCCGTGCTTTGTAGGTGAACAGGTCCAGTTTGCGGCCGCTAAAGCCTGCGGCCAGCGGATGCGATGGGTCGGCAATATCCACAAGCATTGGGTCACGACCAAAACCGAAGTCTTCCTTGTAAACCGGGCTGGTCATTCCTAACGCCGGAAACGCCAACGGTTCCATGCACACGATCGGCACGGGCAATCCATGCAGCTTCAAATCCCTCAACTTCTGCTCGAAGCCTGTTTCGAATTGAAACAACGACAAGACGATGATCGCGCAATTTTCTAAGTCCTTGGCTTGCAGCTTGTCGTAGGTGCGCACACGAACCGGCATTGCTGAACGCCAAAGCCTATCGCCGATTATCCGGTCGCCGACGACTTGTTCGAACCGCGCCCAATGCTTGTCGGGATATAGATCGCCGGAAACAACGAACAACGCGGCACCTTCGCGGCTGGGTCGAGGACCGGAATCAATCGACTGCGCGATGGTCGAGCAATAGCCTTCTGGAATCTTCACAGTCAAGCCATCGTGTCGGCGCGAAGCCATCACCTGGCCTTCAGTAACGCGGATTTGCGTGCGCTTGCGGCTGGCGCCCATCGACAAGCAAGCATCCTGAATCCACGCCTCGGCGTCTGAAGTTCCGATTGCATACGGCGTATCTGATATCCGCTGTCGGGCATCGACCTGCACAAAGCCCGCACGCAACACGGCCTCTCGCGCGGAAGCGAGCGCGAACGTCGTGCGCGGACCGAGCTTGGCGTGCAACCGATCCATGAGCGTTAGCTCGACAGAACCATCCACCGGAACATCGAGCAAATCCTTGGCTAGCAGCTCCATGCCGACAACGGCTTTTTGCTTCGCGCCGCCGCGTTCGATGATGACTTGCGATTCCAGCCGCTCCATCCGTCCGATCACATTCGGCGTCACCGCCGGTTGTACGGCTGCCGGACTCTCTTCTGCTGGAATTACCGCAACCGAACGATCCGCGCCATCCATGTCGGCCGTGGGCCGAATCGCAAACGCCGCAATACCGACGAGCAGCACGACCGCCGCTGCCGCCATGAAGCCGTATCGAATCCACGGTCGCCAAAGCCCTTGCAGCGCCACGGCCAAGGATTGTGGAAATCCGAACACGTCGAGCGTGGGCGTTGTCGGATCGGAAGAATAAAGCCCACTCGAAATCGATGTCTGTTGCGCCGACAAGGTGGAACTTCGATCTCGCAATCCCCAGTAAAGCCCCGAATGGACCGCCATATAGGAAAGAAAATAAGTCTGAAGCTCAACATTGTCCCGCAGTCGGGCTTCCAACTCCTTGCGCTCGCTCGGCATCAACTCGCCGGTGCAAAAGCCGTCAACGAGCTCTCGAAAATCATCCTGGATTTCGTCGTGATTGAGGG
This DNA window, taken from Pirellulales bacterium, encodes the following:
- a CDS encoding beta-galactosidase, with the protein product MSNMSFCWLCLAILAAADPAVADSKLPYPEPVSCPGSTYQVRMHNGAPALFIDDTPIYPTLAHPQHWAQPGYPRIRDGAITITDQPANYPYHQKFLQTTQQFHGGITIVADLIVREKHGSGYGASIVAPASRKGYYVLGLYDGKSGPVARLVKYNTPDNSYEKQMEQPFEWSEGTAYHLRLEINGKTIAGYVDGQSVGRFEDPEPIQDGHVKLQAYLSSASFDNVRVKDHSGKVVFEENFSTPRPWDWNGTPLQDSKDFKDVGIHLYTSVGWGGMYGWSGHFVSPESKYDFRKIDVKFAHMLDRDPHGRFLPRVYLQPPKWWLDAHPDDAMRFQRLNDSTRIPYKYASFTSKLWIEEASQFLRQYIRHLNSTSYGERIIGFTLMNGGGGEWVYSFEPFFFDYGTSNLAAYRRWLTGRYKNVDSLRSAWGNPSVDFNTAEIPTPADKTRTYDFEFRDPVKARSTTDYMKFHSESVVEAIEALARVVKEETDGKKIVIGFYGYLPYVNRFPKSLESGHMGFDRFVESPHIDCVGSLHPYEYRKAGVTLSTTPVDSTSLQGKLFFFENDPRTHLGPHNLGLGQTLTKFDTLNELKRNFAYYLSKNSGLWYMDWGNGWFHDDEIMDLIGKMKQLADASLNKDRRKNDEIAVIVSGRSYDFLRNSPNLVYDLSTRQIYEEISKIGAPFGVYHLEALDKMPDHKLYVFINAFYLTDENKAVIDAKVKRNNATVLWMYAPGYVKDQGLSTKGIEDITGIEIVRLGYAGRVTARANATLSSGLPGISWGNTGTMSTYDAEKASPVTQKS
- a CDS encoding DUF1559 domain-containing protein encodes the protein MRHPSRHGFTLVELLVVIAIIGTLIALLLPAVQAAREAARRTQCLNHLKQLALGSHNFNDARRFLPSESYGESFFVKLLPYIEEQSQYELVKADRAKSQSVSIFLCPSRRGVEAGMAKTDYGFAGNNSWFPACGTAVNPPDETVLFGIHWPGPTARPGLAVRPTIPSLKIVTNIDGTSKTLLVAHKGLNPSAYSGGVVDDIGDRGWAYPFWFDWPTNFPSAVYTYDHARCPFGFGPDVERGDLQLKAICANSAVGCGGIYHLMTSPHPSDMPAAMVDGSVRNFSYTLNPNIAKALWYYTDGESLPTYEF